A single Paracoccus pantotrophus DNA region contains:
- a CDS encoding F0F1 ATP synthase subunit B', which produces MFSLLQQTAPVVVEDSETVVITESAEAAGHGADAAHAVAGAADAAHGAAGHAASAPGMPQLDFTTFGNQIFWLLVILAVIYWVLSRIALPRIGGVISDRQGAITGDLMAAEEFKQKAKEAEAAYDKALADARAEAGKIVAANKAEIQKELDAAIAHADAEIAARAAESEKRIGEIRASAIEDARNVAREVTAALVENFGGKVDQALVDAAVDQRLKGALQ; this is translated from the coding sequence GTCATCACCGAATCCGCCGAAGCGGCGGGTCATGGCGCCGATGCGGCCCATGCCGTAGCCGGCGCGGCGGATGCAGCCCATGGCGCGGCTGGCCATGCCGCCAGCGCCCCCGGCATGCCGCAACTGGATTTCACCACCTTCGGCAACCAGATCTTCTGGCTGCTGGTCATCCTGGCGGTGATCTACTGGGTTCTGTCGCGGATCGCGCTGCCGCGCATCGGCGGCGTCATCTCGGACCGCCAGGGCGCCATCACCGGCGATCTGATGGCCGCCGAGGAATTCAAGCAGAAGGCCAAGGAAGCCGAAGCCGCCTATGACAAGGCGCTGGCCGATGCCCGCGCCGAGGCCGGCAAGATCGTGGCCGCCAACAAGGCCGAGATCCAGAAGGAACTGGACGCCGCCATCGCCCATGCCGATGCGGAAATCGCCGCGCGCGCGGCGGAATCCGAAAAGCGCATCGGCGAGATCCGCGCCTCGGCCATCGAGGATGCGCGCAATGTCGCCCGCGAGGTGACTGCGGCGCTGGTGGAGAATTTCGGCGGCAAGGTCGATCAGGCTCTGGTCGATGCGGCGGTCGACCAGCGACTGAAGGGGGCGCTGCAATGA